One Obesumbacterium proteus DNA window includes the following coding sequences:
- the hslR gene encoding ribosome-associated heat shock protein Hsp15 → MKGKNEQEDSAIRLDKWLWAARFYKTRAIARDMVDGGKVHYNGQRGKPSKSVEIGAEIKLRQGNDDRTVIVTALTAQRRGAADAQQLYEETAASIENREKVALARKMNALTMPHPDRRPDKKERRTLLKFKSEQASNE, encoded by the coding sequence ATGAAAGGTAAGAACGAACAGGAAGACAGCGCCATTCGTTTGGATAAATGGCTCTGGGCCGCACGGTTCTATAAAACCCGCGCCATTGCCCGCGACATGGTCGACGGTGGCAAAGTCCACTACAACGGACAGCGCGGTAAGCCCAGCAAATCCGTAGAGATTGGCGCTGAAATTAAGCTACGCCAAGGCAATGACGATCGAACCGTTATCGTCACCGCGCTCACGGCACAGCGACGCGGCGCCGCCGATGCTCAGCAGCTTTATGAAGAAACAGCGGCCAGCATTGAAAACCGCGAAAAGGTTGCACTCGCACGCAAGATGAATGCGCTAACCATGCCGCATCCCGATCGCCGCCCTGACAAAAAAGAGCGTCGCACGTTGCTGAAATTTAAAAGCGAACAAGCTTCAAACGAATAA
- the yrfG gene encoding GMP/IMP nucleotidase, translating to MSPTLNHQPNFNWQEIETVLLDMDGTLLDLEFDSYFWLNLVPQTLSERRGITLDEAKKLIRHEYNAVQHTLNWYCFDYWSDRLDLDIYQMTSEVGARARLRQDTQPFLEALRASGRKTILLTNAHPHGLAVKLQHTGLDQHLDLLFSTHTFGYPKEDQRLWQAVQKRTGFNPATTLFVDDAEPILDAAQSYGIRYCLGVRNPDSSMAEKQFSRHPSMNDYRTLLPAFQPQ from the coding sequence ATGTCCCCTACCCTGAACCATCAGCCGAATTTTAATTGGCAAGAAATCGAAACCGTATTGCTAGATATGGATGGAACATTGCTTGATCTGGAGTTTGACAGCTACTTTTGGCTTAATCTGGTGCCACAGACTCTGAGCGAGCGCCGCGGCATTACGCTTGATGAAGCCAAAAAACTCATCCGCCATGAATATAACGCGGTGCAACATACGCTGAATTGGTACTGCTTTGACTATTGGAGCGATCGTCTAGACTTAGATATCTATCAAATGACCTCCGAAGTTGGCGCTCGTGCGCGTTTACGCCAAGATACTCAACCGTTTTTAGAGGCACTTCGTGCCAGCGGCAGAAAAACTATTTTGCTGACTAACGCCCATCCACACGGGCTTGCGGTGAAGTTGCAGCACACCGGACTCGATCAGCATCTTGATTTATTATTTTCCACCCACACATTTGGTTATCCGAAGGAAGATCAGCGACTGTGGCAGGCGGTACAAAAACGTACTGGTTTTAATCCTGCAACTACGCTGTTTGTCGATGATGCCGAACCCATTCTGGATGCAGCCCAAAGCTATGGTATTCGCTACTGCCTTGGTGTTCGCAACCCGGACTCAAGCATGGCCGAAAAGCAATTCTCACGCCATCCGTCCATGAATGATTACCGTACATTATTGCCAGCCTTTCAGCCACAGTAG
- a CDS encoding IgaA/UmoB family intracellular growth attenuator — MSAPAIASILLILCLLIAGCAYWSKMKKSALLTTSFPFLKTKLRKLQKDELQAIEQYLNKLDSPSGSSHAPMPVAQHRLMPQGDRVYPLVHAITRYELTTDDPNKRRYYLDNIEVHLPVFWEQYIADDNQLEVIKTHSIPLVISINGHSLVDAAHEDLLPPPDSTSSASIRQTESEKVELQGVRKETQLEYQLSQQGGIRESIVIVVALLMLYASLMSPNALMPWLLTVATGLIAWGIWRLYSRPSERDLKEIHCIRGIPKRWGLFGESNVGQINNVSLGTLDLIYPAHWQNYIQKDLGHKTDIEMYLSRHVVRQGRFLSLHDEVKNFPLQRWGRNIVLLGGALLTLTLLLTTQPLSIPFKLSSAWLHGTHSVDVNSVKSLAALPLHVGDTLNIQGTGMCRVPASYQDGVRYPFMPFDCSAIYWSNATPMSAPASDIVDNAAALLATVNRQLNANNEDQKVNPGLASAIQKSGMILLDDFADIVLRTEDLCAQQSECTRLKNSLVNLGNSKSWSALLKKAQNGGLDGVNVLLRPASAQLLSNIVNSAVSSFYYRETHQAAQSLTATPPGGFLIISDEGKQLVNHPQPAISLYDYTAIDQWRELESLSQQLLATPFKASGVITELSTDANGTRHIMLHSEPDGLTLWRYILTCALLLAVTLIIIVNALMFMFRIQKSMNRIPEIQRYYDQCINHNIMPFDTAPRR, encoded by the coding sequence ATGAGCGCACCAGCTATCGCATCAATCCTACTGATCCTTTGCCTGCTGATTGCCGGATGTGCCTATTGGTCTAAGATGAAAAAATCTGCCTTATTAACAACATCTTTCCCATTTCTTAAAACTAAACTGCGCAAACTGCAAAAAGATGAACTTCAGGCCATTGAGCAATATCTCAATAAGCTAGACTCTCCTTCAGGTTCTTCTCATGCACCCATGCCCGTAGCTCAACATCGCCTGATGCCTCAGGGGGATCGCGTTTACCCGCTCGTCCATGCGATAACCCGCTACGAACTGACCACCGACGATCCCAATAAAAGACGCTATTACCTTGATAATATTGAGGTTCACCTGCCCGTTTTTTGGGAACAATATATCGCCGACGATAACCAGCTTGAGGTGATCAAAACTCACAGCATTCCTTTGGTTATCTCCATCAACGGCCACTCGTTGGTTGACGCAGCACACGAGGATTTGCTTCCTCCTCCCGATAGCACCAGCAGCGCTTCAATTCGCCAAACCGAAAGTGAAAAAGTCGAGCTGCAAGGCGTTCGCAAAGAAACCCAGTTGGAGTACCAGCTCAGCCAGCAAGGCGGTATTCGCGAATCTATCGTCATCGTGGTGGCATTACTCATGCTGTATGCCAGCCTCATGAGCCCTAACGCCTTGATGCCGTGGCTGCTCACCGTTGCCACGGGGCTTATCGCATGGGGTATTTGGCGCTTGTACAGTCGCCCTTCCGAACGCGATCTGAAAGAAATCCACTGCATCCGCGGGATCCCCAAACGCTGGGGGTTATTTGGCGAGTCTAACGTTGGGCAAATCAACAACGTATCTCTAGGCACCTTAGATCTCATCTATCCCGCACATTGGCAGAACTATATTCAAAAAGATCTCGGGCATAAAACCGATATCGAGATGTATCTCAGTCGGCACGTGGTGCGTCAGGGGCGTTTCCTCTCACTGCACGATGAGGTTAAAAACTTTCCCCTGCAGCGCTGGGGACGCAATATCGTGCTGCTCGGTGGAGCGCTTCTTACGCTCACGTTGCTGCTCACGACTCAGCCTCTCAGCATCCCATTCAAACTCAGCTCCGCGTGGTTACATGGAACACACAGCGTTGATGTGAATAGCGTGAAATCGCTGGCTGCGCTGCCGCTGCACGTTGGGGATACCTTAAACATTCAAGGTACCGGCATGTGCCGTGTTCCCGCGTCCTATCAAGACGGAGTGCGCTATCCCTTTATGCCTTTTGATTGCTCGGCGATTTACTGGAGCAACGCAACCCCAATGTCTGCACCCGCGTCTGATATCGTAGATAACGCCGCGGCATTGCTTGCGACGGTGAATCGCCAGCTAAACGCGAACAATGAAGATCAGAAAGTTAACCCAGGACTGGCTAGCGCAATTCAAAAATCCGGCATGATCTTGCTAGATGACTTTGCTGATATCGTTTTGCGAACCGAAGATCTCTGTGCGCAACAGTCTGAATGCACAAGACTAAAAAATTCGCTGGTGAATCTTGGCAACAGCAAATCATGGAGCGCACTGCTGAAAAAAGCGCAAAACGGGGGGCTGGACGGCGTGAACGTGCTGCTACGTCCGGCGAGTGCCCAGCTATTATCAAACATCGTCAATAGCGCCGTCTCTTCGTTCTATTATCGCGAGACGCATCAGGCCGCACAGTCACTCACCGCAACGCCGCCGGGCGGGTTTTTGATTATCAGCGATGAAGGTAAGCAGTTGGTAAATCATCCACAGCCTGCCATTTCACTCTACGATTACACGGCTATCGATCAGTGGCGTGAGCTGGAGTCACTCTCACAGCAGCTACTGGCTACCCCGTTTAAAGCCAGCGGCGTGATCACCGAGCTAAGTACCGATGCCAACGGTACTCGGCATATTATGTTGCACAGCGAACCCGACGGCCTAACGCTATGGCGATACATCTTAACCTGCGCACTGCTGCTCGCTGTGACGCTGATTATTATCGTTAACGCACTGATGTTTATGTTCAGAATACAGAAATCGATGAATCGTATTCCTGAGATACAACGTTACTACGACCAGTGCATTAACCATAACATCATGCCTTTTGATACCGCCCCGCGCCGTTAA
- the nudE gene encoding ADP compounds hydrolase NudE: protein MEKLPQKPKILSVETIARSRLFNVESVDLEFSNGVRRVYERMRPSEREAVMIVPILGDDLLLIREYAVGIESYELGFPKGLIDPGEDIFQAANRELMEEAGFGAEQFTFLHKLTMAPSYFSSRMNIVLAEDLFPERLEGDEPEQMPVVRWPIARMMELLDDPDFREARSVSALFLVRELLAARAVKAG, encoded by the coding sequence ATGGAAAAACTCCCACAAAAGCCAAAAATTCTCAGCGTGGAAACCATTGCACGCTCACGCCTGTTTAATGTGGAGTCGGTGGACTTAGAGTTTAGCAATGGTGTGCGCCGCGTGTATGAGCGTATGCGTCCCTCTGAGCGCGAAGCCGTGATGATTGTGCCTATCCTCGGTGACGACCTACTGCTGATCCGCGAATATGCTGTCGGGATTGAGAGCTATGAACTTGGTTTTCCTAAAGGGCTGATTGATCCTGGCGAAGACATTTTTCAGGCGGCAAATCGAGAGTTAATGGAAGAGGCGGGTTTTGGTGCCGAGCAGTTCACTTTTTTGCATAAGCTGACGATGGCTCCTTCCTATTTTTCCAGTCGGATGAATATTGTTTTGGCCGAAGACCTTTTCCCTGAGCGTTTGGAAGGGGATGAGCCAGAACAGATGCCGGTTGTGCGCTGGCCGATCGCGCGCATGATGGAGCTGCTTGACGATCCTGATTTCCGCGAAGCGCGCAGCGTAAGCGCGTTGTTCTTAGTGCGAGAGCTTTTGGCTGCGCGAGCCGTTAAGGCTGGCTGA
- the mrcA gene encoding peptidoglycan glycosyltransferase/peptidoglycan DD-transpeptidase MrcA has product MKFVKYLIILAVCCILLGAATVFGLYKYVEPQLPDVATLKDVRLQTPMQVYSADGYLIAQYGEKRRVPLPLKQVPPQMVNAFIATEDSRFFEHHGVDPVGIFRAASVALFTGHASQGASTITQQLARNFFLSPERTLMRKIKEAFLAIRIEQLLTKDEILDLYLNKIYLGYRAYGVGAAAQVYFGKTVDQLTLSEIAMIAGLPKAPSTFNPLYSHDRALARRNVVLSRMLDEKYITRAEYDQARSEPLEARYHGPEIDFSAPYLSEMVRQEMLKQYGENAYTDGYKVYTTVTKRLQLAAQSALRNNVIAYDMRHGYRGPSNVLWKVGQPTWSREQIMNSLKTLPTYGPLLPAVVTESSADEATVMLANGDNVTLPMATVRWARPFKTDRVQGPTPRRVNDVIQPGQQIWVRQDEEQKWWLAQVPDVNSALVSLNPQDGAVKALVGGFDFNQSKFNRVTQALRQAGSNIKPFLYTAAMDKGLTLASILNDLPISRWDAGAGTDWRPKNSPPTYAGPIRLRQGLGESKNVVMVRAMRAMGVDYAAEYLQRFGFPAQNIVHTESLALGSASFTPMQLVRGYAVFANGGYLIDPYFITKIIDGEDKVVFEAKPKVVCESCNLPVIYGQTPKAVALTDDSVENVAVSQDSNANAAVPMPQLEQVTPAQMSQDSDQQYAPHVINTPLAFLMHDALNSNIWGEPGGGWMGTGWRAGRDLKRHDIGGKTGTTNSSKDAWFSGYGPDIVTSVWIGFDDHRRDLGRTTASGAIKDQISGGEGGAKSAQPAWDDFMKAALEGVPEQKMAPPPGIVSVTIDKYTGKLSGGGAGSKSEYFIDGTQPTEYSVHEAGTTVTDSGGESHELF; this is encoded by the coding sequence GTGAAGTTCGTAAAGTATCTAATCATTCTTGCAGTCTGTTGCATTCTGCTGGGAGCGGCCACAGTATTTGGTCTATACAAATACGTTGAGCCACAGCTGCCCGATGTCGCGACGCTTAAAGACGTCCGTCTGCAAACACCGATGCAAGTCTATAGCGCCGATGGGTATCTCATCGCGCAATACGGTGAAAAACGCCGTGTACCTCTGCCGCTGAAACAAGTTCCGCCGCAGATGGTGAATGCCTTTATTGCGACTGAGGACAGTCGCTTCTTCGAACATCACGGTGTTGACCCGGTGGGGATTTTCCGCGCCGCTTCCGTGGCGTTATTCACAGGTCATGCCTCGCAAGGTGCGAGTACCATTACCCAACAGCTGGCGAGAAACTTCTTCCTGAGTCCAGAACGCACGCTGATGCGTAAGATCAAAGAGGCCTTCCTTGCGATCCGCATTGAGCAACTGCTGACTAAAGATGAAATTCTCGACCTGTATCTCAATAAAATTTATCTGGGTTACCGTGCCTACGGCGTTGGCGCTGCTGCACAGGTCTATTTTGGCAAAACCGTCGATCAGCTGACGCTGAGCGAAATTGCCATGATTGCCGGTCTGCCAAAAGCACCGTCAACCTTTAACCCGCTGTATTCTCATGACCGTGCCTTAGCTCGCCGTAACGTGGTACTGAGCCGCATGTTGGACGAGAAATACATCACTCGCGCTGAATATGACCAAGCACGTAGCGAGCCGTTAGAAGCGCGCTACCACGGGCCAGAAATCGACTTCTCTGCACCTTATCTGTCTGAAATGGTGCGTCAGGAGATGCTGAAACAGTACGGTGAAAATGCCTATACCGATGGCTATAAGGTTTACACCACCGTCACCAAGCGCCTGCAATTAGCCGCTCAAAGCGCGTTACGTAACAACGTTATCGCCTATGACATGCGCCACGGCTACCGTGGGCCGTCTAATGTGCTGTGGAAAGTGGGTCAGCCAACATGGTCGCGTGAGCAAATCATGAACTCGCTCAAAACATTGCCAACCTATGGGCCATTGCTGCCTGCGGTTGTCACTGAATCCAGCGCAGATGAAGCCACCGTCATGCTTGCCAACGGCGATAATGTCACGCTACCAATGGCGACAGTTCGCTGGGCGCGTCCGTTCAAAACCGATCGCGTTCAAGGCCCTACGCCGCGTCGCGTCAACGATGTGATTCAGCCGGGCCAGCAAATTTGGGTTCGTCAGGATGAAGAGCAGAAATGGTGGTTGGCGCAGGTTCCAGATGTGAACTCGGCGCTGGTTTCCCTTAACCCGCAAGACGGTGCCGTTAAAGCACTGGTGGGTGGTTTTGACTTCAACCAAAGTAAATTTAACCGCGTCACTCAGGCTCTGCGCCAAGCGGGCTCTAACATCAAGCCGTTCTTGTATACGGCAGCGATGGACAAAGGCTTAACGCTGGCATCGATTCTGAACGACTTACCGATCTCTCGCTGGGATGCGGGTGCAGGCACCGATTGGCGTCCTAAGAACTCACCGCCAACGTATGCAGGCCCAATTCGCCTGCGTCAGGGCTTAGGTGAATCGAAGAACGTGGTGATGGTGCGTGCGATGCGTGCGATGGGAGTAGATTATGCAGCGGAATATCTGCAGCGCTTCGGCTTCCCTGCGCAAAATATCGTGCATACCGAATCCTTAGCGTTAGGTTCTGCGTCGTTTACCCCAATGCAGCTGGTTCGCGGCTATGCGGTATTTGCTAACGGCGGTTACTTAATTGACCCTTACTTCATCACCAAAATTATCGACGGTGAAGATAAAGTGGTCTTCGAAGCTAAACCGAAGGTTGTTTGCGAAAGCTGTAATTTGCCAGTGATTTATGGGCAAACGCCAAAAGCCGTTGCGCTTACCGATGACAGCGTCGAAAACGTCGCCGTCTCTCAGGATAGCAACGCTAACGCGGCGGTGCCGATGCCTCAGCTTGAGCAAGTTACACCAGCGCAGATGAGTCAGGATTCGGATCAACAATACGCACCGCATGTGATCAACACGCCGCTGGCGTTCCTGATGCATGACGCACTCAACAGCAATATCTGGGGTGAGCCCGGTGGCGGCTGGATGGGTACCGGCTGGCGTGCAGGGCGTGATCTGAAACGTCATGATATCGGTGGTAAAACCGGTACGACCAACAGTTCAAAAGATGCGTGGTTCTCTGGCTATGGCCCAGATATCGTGACCAGCGTTTGGATTGGTTTTGACGATCATCGTCGCGATTTAGGCCGAACCACCGCGTCTGGCGCAATTAAAGATCAAATCTCCGGCGGCGAAGGCGGTGCGAAAAGCGCCCAGCCAGCGTGGGATGACTTTATGAAAGCCGCATTAGAAGGCGTTCCTGAGCAGAAAATGGCACCACCTCCGGGTATTGTTAGCGTCACTATCGACAAATACACCGGCAAACTCTCAGGCGGAGGCGCTGGCAGCAAGTCTGAATACTTTATCGATGGCACTCAGCCAACGGAGTACTCGGTACATGAAGCAGGCACCACGGTGACCGACAGCGGTGGCGAAAGCCACGAACTGTTCTAG
- a CDS encoding PilN domain-containing protein — protein MEQINLCPWFSILRTQRLRLCMLCFAAVVAILILIAIYSAYQVHRQVQRWEAATAVSQRQSQQLQHQQVQLAAWTLQAKNQLRQNQQSERNRENDRQILAFILALQRRIPAQVWLTRLSWHANRLAIEGVTSTPAAVSAFTQHLHQSAVLPELQLMKMSVAESGLQKFLLEGGQHE, from the coding sequence ATGGAGCAGATAAACCTTTGCCCTTGGTTTTCGATTTTGCGCACTCAGCGGCTACGGCTTTGTATGCTGTGCTTCGCGGCTGTGGTGGCTATTTTGATATTGATAGCCATCTATTCCGCTTATCAAGTGCATCGCCAAGTTCAACGTTGGGAGGCTGCAACAGCCGTGTCGCAACGACAGAGCCAGCAGTTACAGCATCAGCAGGTTCAACTCGCCGCGTGGACGCTACAGGCAAAAAATCAGCTGCGCCAGAATCAACAATCTGAGCGCAACCGCGAAAACGATCGGCAGATCCTAGCCTTTATTTTAGCGCTACAACGCCGTATTCCGGCGCAGGTGTGGCTGACACGTCTTTCATGGCATGCAAATCGCTTAGCCATTGAAGGGGTGACGTCAACACCGGCCGCCGTTTCAGCCTTTACACAACACCTGCATCAAAGCGCCGTTTTGCCCGAGCTGCAACTCATGAAAATGAGCGTGGCCGAATCAGGGCTACAAAAATTTTTGCTTGAAGGTGGTCAGCATGAATAG
- the hofQ gene encoding DNA uptake porin HofQ produces MKKVKKEFWYGCLLWLSAFSALSAPSRDSTPITLTFFDAPLVNVLQALADNRHLNLMVSDEVKGNTSVKLVDVPWQRALQAIARMNQLSIEQTGNILFVQTAESVDRHLELVHKKQQQEKDLEKTSVSIALQQADVDAVVKSLTQQKSGLLSAQGSISADPRTNTILVRDFPENTRAAQAWIAELDQPVSQVQLTAHIVTINRESLNELGIRWGTTEPEDSATSDSSGFRLNQFNMGLPVEGRAFNAGFQVARIGGRLLELELSALEKEDNVEIIASPHLMATNLQTASIKQGTEIPYEVSSGASGSTSIEFKEAVLGMEVTPRVMRNGKITLMLQITQNMPGRSIKQGDGEALAIDKQEIKTQVTLNDGETVILGGIFQRQTVHGKTQVPKLGDVPLLGALFRDSTEEAKRRELVIFITPRLVKTEMPTALLRN; encoded by the coding sequence ATGAAAAAGGTGAAAAAGGAATTTTGGTATGGTTGTTTGCTCTGGCTTAGCGCTTTTTCGGCACTCTCTGCGCCGTCGCGTGATAGCACCCCAATAACCCTTACCTTCTTTGACGCGCCTTTGGTTAACGTGCTGCAGGCGCTAGCGGATAATCGCCACCTTAATTTAATGGTGAGTGACGAGGTTAAAGGAAATACCTCAGTGAAATTGGTTGATGTACCGTGGCAGCGGGCATTACAAGCAATAGCACGTATGAATCAGTTATCGATTGAACAAACGGGCAATATTCTCTTTGTACAGACAGCGGAGAGCGTTGATAGGCACCTGGAGTTGGTGCATAAAAAACAGCAGCAAGAGAAAGATCTGGAGAAAACGTCTGTTTCCATTGCGTTGCAGCAGGCGGATGTGGATGCCGTGGTCAAAAGCCTGACGCAACAAAAAAGTGGGTTGTTAAGCGCACAGGGCAGTATCAGCGCCGATCCGCGCACCAACACGATTTTGGTGCGGGACTTTCCCGAAAATACCCGAGCGGCTCAGGCTTGGATCGCAGAGCTCGATCAACCCGTTTCACAGGTGCAGTTAACCGCGCATATTGTGACCATCAATCGTGAAAGCTTGAATGAGCTAGGGATTCGTTGGGGAACTACAGAGCCTGAAGATAGCGCGACGTCTGACTCAAGCGGCTTTCGGCTGAACCAATTCAACATGGGGTTGCCGGTGGAAGGGCGTGCATTTAACGCTGGTTTTCAAGTTGCGCGCATTGGTGGTCGCTTATTAGAGCTGGAGCTTTCGGCTCTGGAAAAAGAGGATAACGTGGAAATTATTGCCAGTCCTCACCTGATGGCGACAAATTTACAGACGGCAAGTATCAAACAAGGTACTGAAATTCCTTATGAGGTTTCTAGCGGTGCCAGTGGATCGACCTCGATAGAATTTAAAGAGGCGGTGTTGGGGATGGAGGTCACGCCTCGGGTGATGCGAAATGGAAAAATCACGCTGATGTTACAGATCACGCAAAATATGCCGGGTAGGAGTATTAAGCAGGGTGATGGAGAAGCTTTGGCCATTGATAAGCAGGAGATCAAAACACAGGTCACCCTGAATGATGGCGAAACTGTTATCCTAGGCGGGATTTTTCAACGGCAAACTGTGCATGGAAAAACACAGGTGCCAAAATTGGGCGATGTTCCCTTACTTGGTGCGCTGTTTCGCGACTCAACGGAAGAGGCAAAACGGCGTGAACTGGTGATTTTTATCACGCCAAGATTGGTAAAAACGGAAATGCCCACTGCATTACTCAGGAATTAA
- the aroK gene encoding shikimate kinase AroK, which translates to MAEKRNIFLVGPMGAGKSTIGRQLAQQLNMEFFDSDQEIERRTGADVSWVFDVEGEEGFRDREEKVINELTEKQGIVLATGGGSVKSRETRNRLSARGVVVYLETTIEKQLARTQRDKKRPLLQVDTPREVLEELAKERNPLYEEIADVTIRTDDQSAKVVANQIIHMLESN; encoded by the coding sequence ATGGCAGAGAAACGCAATATCTTTCTGGTTGGGCCTATGGGTGCCGGCAAAAGTACTATTGGTCGTCAGTTAGCTCAGCAACTGAATATGGAGTTCTTCGATTCCGATCAAGAAATTGAGCGACGCACCGGCGCTGATGTTAGCTGGGTATTCGACGTGGAAGGTGAAGAAGGATTCCGCGATCGTGAAGAAAAAGTCATCAATGAACTGACTGAAAAACAAGGCATTGTTCTGGCAACTGGTGGTGGTTCCGTGAAATCTCGCGAGACTCGTAACCGCTTGTCAGCTCGCGGCGTGGTTGTTTATCTTGAAACCACTATCGAGAAGCAATTGGCTCGTACACAGCGTGATAAGAAACGTCCGTTGTTGCAGGTAGATACACCGCGTGAAGTGCTGGAAGAGTTGGCAAAAGAACGCAATCCACTGTACGAAGAAATTGCTGATGTGACCATCCGTACAGATGATCAAAGTGCTAAAGTTGTTGCTAACCAGATTATTCATATGCTGGAAAGTAACTAA
- the aroB gene encoding 3-dehydroquinate synthase: MERITVTLGERSYPITIASGLFEEPASFLPLKAGDQAMLVTNETLAPIYLERVKHALEQTGVRVDQVILPDGEQYKTLSVMEQVFTALLQKPHGRDTTLIALGGGVIGDLTGFAAACYQRGVRFIQVPTTLLSQVDSSVGGKTAVNHPLGKNMIGAFYQPASVVVDIDCLKTLPARELASGLAEVIKYGIILDGEFFVWLEEHLDELLALDNKAMAYCIRRCCELKAEVVAADEKEQGVRALLNLGHTYGHAIEAEMGYGNWLHGEAVAAGMMMAAETARRLGQFSEADVARVRTLIARAGLPVTGPKSMTPESYLPHMMRDKKVLAGELRLVLPTAIGQSEVRSGVAHEIVLAAIADCRG, encoded by the coding sequence ATGGAAAGGATTACCGTCACTCTTGGGGAGCGTAGCTACCCGATAACGATAGCCTCTGGTTTGTTTGAGGAGCCTGCTTCATTTCTGCCTTTAAAGGCAGGCGATCAGGCTATGTTAGTGACCAATGAAACACTGGCGCCAATATATCTTGAACGTGTCAAACATGCGCTTGAGCAGACCGGTGTTCGGGTAGATCAGGTGATCTTGCCGGACGGCGAGCAATACAAAACGTTGTCTGTGATGGAGCAAGTCTTTACTGCATTGCTGCAAAAGCCCCACGGGCGTGATACCACGCTTATCGCTTTGGGCGGCGGTGTTATTGGCGATCTAACCGGTTTTGCGGCTGCGTGCTATCAGCGCGGAGTGCGTTTCATTCAGGTGCCAACAACATTGTTGTCTCAGGTCGACTCTTCCGTTGGCGGGAAAACAGCCGTTAACCATCCACTGGGTAAGAACATGATCGGGGCCTTTTATCAGCCCGCGTCTGTCGTGGTGGATATCGACTGTTTGAAAACGCTGCCAGCGCGCGAACTTGCTTCAGGCTTAGCTGAGGTTATCAAGTACGGCATCATTCTTGATGGTGAATTCTTCGTATGGTTAGAAGAGCATCTGGATGAGCTATTGGCGCTTGATAATAAAGCTATGGCGTACTGCATTCGCCGCTGCTGTGAGCTTAAAGCTGAAGTCGTCGCCGCGGATGAGAAAGAGCAGGGTGTACGTGCACTGCTGAATCTTGGCCATACTTATGGCCATGCGATTGAAGCAGAAATGGGCTACGGTAATTGGTTACACGGTGAAGCCGTTGCGGCGGGTATGATGATGGCCGCTGAAACTGCGCGTCGTCTGGGCCAATTCAGCGAGGCAGATGTCGCTCGTGTAAGAACGTTAATTGCACGTGCTGGGCTACCAGTTACTGGGCCAAAAAGTATGACTCCAGAATCTTATTTACCACACATGATGCGTGATAAGAAGGTGCTGGCGGGTGAACTGCGTCTGGTGCTGCCAACAGCGATTGGTCAGTCAGAAGTACGTTCAGGCGTAGCCCATGAGATTGTCTTGGCTGCGATTGCGGATTGCCGCGGTTGA